From Streptomyces sp. NBC_01460, a single genomic window includes:
- a CDS encoding penicillin acylase family protein has product MVVTTAVVVMSTLAAAGTAATGSAAAEPGPDKPTIRYTEYGIPHIIASDWDGLGTGYGYAAAKDNICILADTYLMVNAQRSRYLGPDGRTSPGQNQNSTSNLNSDLYFQRIKDNGVVERLLAKPAPDGPEPQVEEAIGGYVKGYNRYLAETGVDNLTDPACRGAAWVRPITELDVYRHAHAEIIMGSADVLLDGQVTAVPPGASAAASKTALPKSAPKSASRKTSPARTAAKIRDSLAASRQQGMGSNALAVGSQGVSGGTSMLLANPHFPWQGKNRMWQSQLTIPGKVNVSGASLLGLPAVNIGHNDDVAWSHTVATVAPFGLFDVQVDPLNPTKYLVDGAWKQMTSQQIVVDVLQADGTLGKVSRTLWSTQYGPITTSILGYPLPWVVSAHAVRDVNMDNLRALNTWFRLDQAKDVHEVVDTLETTQGVPFFNTVASDRKGNALYADIQAVPNVTDEHAASCLTETGKLLFNQTLPLANVPPVTILDGKRSACDWPSDPNAVAPGLLDPHKQPRLIRSDFAGNANDSPWLANPEQPLTYPRIMGGMGTPRSLRTQELILTAQKRINGTDGLPGRGFTPDSMGKLLFSDNSRAADLALNATVSMCQSVAFGLILVDGTLVNVSEACPILAAWKSHDFTVDSPGSLLFANYWSFLQGSQGVEKLPWKVPFDPKDPVHTPNSLDSGSSAVRDAFGRAVIALRKAGMPLNASLPDFQKVARGSEQIPIHGAPGKLGVLNVIDAGQVDGKLDVVFGSSFIQQVRFTSDGPPEAYSVLAYSQSANPKSPHYADQTKLFSGSRWVTSRFTEEQIAASPVLETKVLD; this is encoded by the coding sequence ATGGTGGTGACGACCGCGGTGGTGGTGATGAGCACCCTGGCGGCCGCCGGGACGGCGGCCACGGGCTCGGCCGCCGCCGAACCGGGTCCTGACAAGCCGACGATCCGGTACACGGAGTACGGGATCCCGCACATCATCGCCTCGGACTGGGACGGCCTGGGCACGGGGTACGGATACGCGGCGGCCAAGGACAACATCTGCATCCTGGCCGACACGTATCTGATGGTCAACGCTCAGAGGTCCCGCTATCTGGGGCCGGACGGCAGGACGAGCCCCGGGCAGAACCAGAACAGCACCAGCAATCTCAACAGCGACCTGTACTTCCAGCGGATCAAGGACAACGGGGTGGTGGAGCGGCTCCTCGCCAAGCCGGCCCCCGACGGTCCCGAGCCCCAGGTCGAGGAGGCCATCGGCGGCTACGTCAAGGGGTACAACAGGTACCTGGCCGAGACGGGCGTGGACAACCTCACCGACCCGGCCTGCCGCGGCGCGGCCTGGGTGCGTCCGATCACGGAGCTGGACGTCTACCGGCACGCGCACGCCGAGATCATCATGGGCAGTGCGGACGTGCTGCTGGACGGTCAGGTGACCGCCGTGCCGCCGGGGGCGTCGGCCGCCGCGTCGAAGACGGCCCTGCCCAAGTCCGCCCCCAAGTCCGCGTCCAGAAAGACGTCGCCCGCGCGGACGGCTGCCAAGATCCGCGACTCGCTCGCCGCGAGCCGGCAACAGGGCATGGGCAGCAACGCGTTGGCGGTCGGCTCGCAGGGCGTGTCCGGCGGCACCAGCATGCTGCTGGCCAACCCGCACTTCCCCTGGCAGGGCAAGAACCGGATGTGGCAGAGCCAGCTGACCATCCCGGGCAAGGTCAACGTCTCCGGTGCCAGCCTGCTCGGCCTTCCCGCGGTGAACATCGGGCACAACGACGACGTCGCCTGGAGCCACACCGTCGCCACGGTCGCCCCGTTCGGTCTCTTCGACGTGCAGGTGGACCCGCTCAACCCGACCAAGTACCTGGTGGACGGCGCCTGGAAGCAGATGACCTCGCAGCAGATCGTCGTCGACGTCCTCCAGGCGGACGGCACCCTCGGCAAGGTCTCCCGGACGCTGTGGTCCACCCAGTACGGCCCGATCACCACGTCCATCCTGGGCTACCCGCTGCCCTGGGTGGTCAGCGCGCATGCGGTGCGCGACGTCAACATGGACAACCTGCGGGCGCTGAACACCTGGTTCCGGCTGGACCAGGCCAAGGACGTCCATGAGGTGGTGGACACCCTGGAGACCACGCAGGGTGTCCCCTTCTTCAACACCGTCGCCTCCGACCGCAAGGGCAACGCGCTCTACGCGGACATCCAGGCCGTCCCCAACGTCACCGACGAGCACGCCGCCTCCTGCCTCACCGAGACCGGCAAGCTGCTGTTCAACCAGACGCTCCCGCTGGCGAACGTGCCGCCGGTCACCATCCTCGACGGCAAGCGCAGCGCCTGCGACTGGCCCAGTGACCCGAACGCGGTCGCGCCTGGGCTCCTCGACCCGCACAAGCAGCCGCGGCTCATCCGGTCCGACTTCGCGGGCAACGCCAACGACAGCCCCTGGCTGGCCAACCCCGAGCAGCCGCTGACCTATCCGCGCATCATGGGCGGCATGGGGACACCCAGGTCGCTGCGTACCCAGGAGCTGATCCTGACCGCGCAGAAGCGGATCAACGGCACCGACGGCCTGCCCGGCAGGGGCTTCACACCGGACTCCATGGGGAAGCTGCTCTTCAGCGACAACAGCAGGGCCGCCGATCTGGCCCTGAACGCCACGGTGTCGATGTGCCAGAGCGTCGCCTTCGGGCTCATCCTGGTCGACGGCACCCTGGTCAATGTGAGTGAGGCGTGTCCGATCCTGGCCGCCTGGAAGAGCCATGACTTCACGGTGGACAGCCCGGGGTCCCTGCTGTTTGCGAACTACTGGTCGTTCCTCCAGGGTTCGCAAGGCGTCGAGAAGCTGCCGTGGAAGGTCCCCTTCGATCCCAAGGACCCGGTGCACACGCCCAATTCGCTGGACTCCGGAAGCTCCGCGGTCCGTGACGCGTTCGGCCGGGCGGTGATCGCGCTGCGCAAGGCCGGCATGCCCTTGAACGCCTCGCTGCCGGACTTCCAGAAGGTCGCCCGCGGCAGTGAGCAGATCCCGATCCACGGTGCGCCCGGCAAACTCGGCGTGCTGAACGTGATCGACGCGGGCCAGGTCGACGGAAAGCTGGACGTCGTCTTCGGCTCCAGTTTCATCCAGCAGGTGCGGTTCACCTCGGACGGCCCGCCCGAGGCGTACTCCGTCCTGGCCTACTCCCAGTCGGCCAACCCGAAGTCGCCGCACTACGCCGACCAGACCAAGCTGTTCTCGGGGAGCCGGTGGGTGACCTCTCGGTTCACCGAGGAGCAGATCGCGGCCTCACCCGTACTGGAGACCAAAGTCCTGGACTGA
- a CDS encoding BTAD domain-containing putative transcriptional regulator yields the protein MLSAVGCGLRDDEIADALAIPEAAVAAHLARILAKHGLRDRAAAIVHAFDCGLVLPGRGPRTRTANPVPQPAAPPAGPKIRISVLGPLQAWQDGRPLNLGHLRQQAVLAALALGAGRTLSQQELLGDVWGMEPPVANVVPVYIYRLRKALRIGGDADSVIEHARRGYQLVPGAVDVDAARLEELVAHIGTADREGDPAEGVRLCTRALELFRGEALAGLPGPLAELERLRLTERRIAIVRQKAEWQLRLGQDSEAIAELFALSAEHPLNEPLAAMLMRALFRDGRQADALTVFDRVRRRLADDLGVAPSRMLRRTHQMILLGDEAGLALTAERHGRTAPSAGGRFVPDDGGR from the coding sequence GCCCTCGCCATCCCCGAGGCCGCCGTGGCCGCACACCTGGCGCGGATCCTCGCGAAGCACGGTCTGCGCGACCGGGCCGCAGCCATCGTCCACGCCTTCGACTGCGGCCTGGTCCTGCCAGGTCGCGGCCCCCGGACGCGGACGGCGAACCCGGTGCCACAGCCCGCCGCCCCGCCGGCCGGGCCGAAGATACGGATCTCCGTACTCGGTCCTTTGCAGGCGTGGCAGGACGGGCGGCCCCTGAACCTGGGGCACCTGCGCCAGCAGGCCGTCCTGGCGGCGCTTGCGCTAGGCGCGGGGCGCACTCTCAGTCAGCAGGAACTGCTCGGTGACGTCTGGGGGATGGAGCCGCCGGTCGCGAACGTGGTGCCGGTGTACATCTACCGGCTGCGCAAGGCCCTGCGTATCGGAGGCGACGCGGACTCTGTCATCGAGCACGCCCGGCGCGGTTACCAGCTGGTCCCCGGAGCGGTCGACGTGGACGCGGCGCGCCTGGAGGAGCTGGTCGCGCACATCGGAACGGCCGACCGGGAGGGCGATCCGGCCGAGGGGGTCCGCCTGTGCACCCGGGCGCTTGAGCTGTTCCGCGGCGAGGCCCTGGCCGGTCTGCCGGGACCTCTCGCCGAACTGGAGCGGCTGCGGCTCACCGAGCGCAGGATCGCCATCGTGCGGCAGAAGGCCGAGTGGCAGCTGCGGCTGGGCCAGGATTCGGAGGCGATCGCCGAACTGTTCGCCCTGTCCGCCGAGCACCCCCTGAACGAGCCGTTGGCCGCGATGCTGATGCGGGCGCTGTTCCGTGACGGCCGGCAGGCCGACGCGCTGACCGTGTTCGACCGTGTACGCCGTCGGCTTGCCGACGACCTGGGAGTCGCTCCGAGCCGGATGCTGCGCCGGACGCACCAGATGATCCTGCTCGGCGACGAGGCCGGCCTCGCCCTCACCGCCGAGCGGCACGGGCGCACCGCACCGTCGGCCGGCGGCCGGTTCGTCCCGGACGACGGCGGACGGTGA
- a CDS encoding peptidoglycan DD-metalloendopeptidase family protein, whose protein sequence is MLPGPARRALFCAFAAAFAVLLSALPSAQATAAPAAPPMSEAAAAAACPAAGFVSQHFHIGHNGVDIANDVGTPIYAVGDGEVTISGYTGDYGQWIRVLHPDGRISEYGHMSRRDVSVGDRVLAGQRIALMGAEGNSTGPHLHLRIWGDRSTTYGIDPEEYLAERGVVLPCTPGSGPHPEPLVYPAESGRVVSARSTDGRLEVFAVAADGIHHAWQQEANGNWSAWETLGGPGNAELAIAPNADGRLELFAINGSTFQHRWQLNPSGGWSGWKSFGEGGRDTAAGVNADGRIEVYASGRDGLFHRYQNAPNGGWSGWEFTGGGPADSRVEMEKAPDGRLEVFALNGDSFQHQYQTAPNSGWSAWDTGFGIGGHDLTVDHNADGRIEVFASGPVGVFHKYQTGRSSWSGWERTGGPADAQLTSERTPDGRVEVFAINGTTAMHTWQTAVNAPFSEWASFGTGGTEVTAATNADGRIEVFGTNPTGTFHRWQTGFASWSEWSWLNDSAGPAVS, encoded by the coding sequence ATGCTGCCTGGACCTGCCCGACGCGCACTGTTCTGTGCTTTCGCAGCGGCATTCGCCGTGCTGCTGTCGGCGCTGCCCTCCGCTCAGGCGACTGCCGCACCCGCTGCTCCGCCCATGTCGGAGGCCGCTGCCGCCGCGGCCTGTCCGGCCGCCGGCTTCGTGTCCCAGCACTTCCACATCGGCCACAACGGGGTCGACATCGCCAACGACGTAGGCACGCCGATCTACGCCGTGGGCGACGGCGAGGTGACCATTTCCGGCTACACCGGCGACTACGGCCAGTGGATCCGCGTCCTGCACCCCGACGGAAGGATCTCCGAGTACGGGCACATGTCCCGCCGGGACGTCTCCGTCGGCGACCGTGTCCTGGCAGGACAGCGGATCGCCCTGATGGGCGCCGAGGGGAACTCCACCGGCCCCCATCTGCATCTGCGGATCTGGGGAGACCGGTCCACCACCTACGGCATCGACCCCGAGGAGTATCTCGCCGAGCGCGGAGTGGTGCTGCCCTGCACCCCGGGCAGCGGCCCGCACCCCGAACCGCTGGTGTATCCGGCCGAGTCGGGCCGGGTCGTCTCGGCGCGCTCCACCGACGGGCGCCTCGAGGTGTTCGCCGTGGCCGCCGACGGTATCCACCACGCCTGGCAGCAGGAGGCCAACGGCAACTGGTCGGCCTGGGAGACCCTCGGCGGACCCGGCAACGCCGAACTGGCCATCGCGCCCAACGCCGACGGACGACTGGAGCTGTTCGCCATCAACGGGAGCACCTTCCAGCACCGGTGGCAGCTGAACCCGTCCGGCGGATGGTCGGGCTGGAAGTCCTTCGGCGAGGGCGGCCGGGACACCGCGGCCGGTGTCAACGCCGACGGCCGCATCGAGGTCTACGCCTCCGGCAGGGACGGGCTCTTCCACCGGTACCAGAACGCCCCGAACGGCGGCTGGTCGGGCTGGGAGTTCACCGGCGGCGGCCCCGCCGACAGCCGGGTGGAGATGGAGAAGGCACCCGACGGGCGCCTGGAGGTCTTCGCCCTCAACGGCGACAGCTTCCAGCACCAGTACCAGACCGCTCCCAACAGCGGCTGGTCTGCGTGGGACACCGGCTTCGGGATCGGCGGCCACGACCTGACCGTCGACCACAACGCCGACGGCCGCATCGAGGTCTTCGCATCGGGTCCGGTCGGTGTTTTCCACAAGTACCAGACGGGGCGCAGCAGTTGGTCCGGATGGGAGCGCACCGGCGGGCCCGCCGACGCGCAGCTCACCAGTGAGCGGACCCCCGACGGGCGCGTCGAGGTCTTCGCCATCAACGGCACCACCGCCATGCACACCTGGCAGACCGCAGTGAACGCTCCCTTCAGCGAGTGGGCCTCTTTCGGCACCGGCGGCACCGAAGTCACCGCCGCCACCAACGCCGACGGCCGCATCGAGGTCTTCGGCACCAACCCCACGGGCACCTTCCACCGGTGGCAGACCGGCTTCGCCAGCTGGTCCGAGTGGTCCTGGCTCAACGACTCCGCGGGACCCGCCGTCAGCTGA
- a CDS encoding alpha/beta hydrolase, producing the protein MVAVVAVAMVTPASAAPAAEGTTPPAMTDGFGLTQVGTSTGSDINFYLTVTTPEVAGEQHIKIILPAGYYDDPARRYPVMYFLHGSPDDPIGQNYPALSTSDDMITVIPDGGARGWYANWLNQKTPAGAQNWENFHLKQVIPFIDANLRTAATKKGRAVAGISMGGFGALHYAQVRPDLFSETASLSGDIDLSVKSMDLRLAVVASLIDAQGGENSPYKPAVDSDAAFGSPYPVFNADWRFNQVDPQQNMHKLVGAGVGISIYTGDGGGQIGTLEFWVAGAAKNVKARMDSLGMSYYYVNYGDGAGWGTLCNGDHNAGCWEEDLRDLIPRLERSFAS; encoded by the coding sequence ATGGTCGCCGTCGTCGCCGTCGCCATGGTCACGCCCGCGTCCGCGGCCCCGGCCGCGGAGGGCACCACACCGCCGGCGATGACGGACGGATTCGGCCTGACCCAGGTCGGTACGTCGACGGGAAGCGACATCAACTTCTACCTCACGGTGACGACACCCGAGGTGGCGGGCGAACAACACATCAAGATCATTCTTCCGGCGGGCTACTACGACGACCCGGCCAGGCGCTATCCGGTGATGTACTTCCTGCACGGTTCACCCGACGATCCGATCGGGCAGAATTACCCGGCGCTGAGCACGTCCGACGACATGATCACCGTCATCCCGGACGGCGGCGCTCGCGGCTGGTACGCCAACTGGCTCAACCAGAAGACCCCGGCCGGGGCCCAGAACTGGGAGAACTTCCACCTCAAGCAGGTGATTCCGTTCATCGACGCCAACCTGCGGACCGCCGCCACCAAGAAGGGGCGGGCCGTCGCCGGGATCTCCATGGGCGGTTTCGGGGCCCTGCACTACGCCCAGGTCCGCCCCGACCTGTTCAGCGAGACCGCGTCCCTGTCGGGTGACATCGACCTGTCGGTCAAGTCGATGGACCTGCGGCTCGCGGTCGTCGCCTCGCTCATCGACGCGCAGGGCGGCGAGAACTCCCCGTACAAGCCCGCCGTGGACAGTGATGCCGCGTTCGGTTCGCCCTACCCGGTGTTCAACGCCGACTGGCGGTTCAACCAGGTCGATCCGCAGCAGAACATGCACAAGCTCGTCGGCGCCGGAGTCGGGATCTCCATCTACACGGGTGACGGCGGCGGCCAGATCGGCACCCTGGAGTTCTGGGTCGCGGGGGCGGCCAAGAACGTCAAGGCCCGGATGGACTCCCTGGGCATGTCGTACTACTACGTCAACTACGGCGACGGGGCCGGCTGGGGCACCCTGTGCAACGGTGACCACAACGCCGGGTGCTGGGAGGAGGACCTCCGGGACCTGATCCCCAGGCTGGAGAGGTCCTTCGCTTCCTGA
- a CDS encoding cutinase family protein, whose product MRAKSIAAASAGILLTAGLSVAQGSPAQAAAPCEGTYTIVVGGTGSSWNNDGFTGNIQQHVGYPTQIPNGASARAGVNELNRLVRDQRWACPDQHVKMGGYSLGAAVVHTWVTENWQTFGNVNAVLIADPKRQAPPGANGGSVPFGGIIGAPLAGADKFFGNIPVKTICHWDYVCDESAGIWTYPANHINNYPNDFNMDHHNDGANEQWYNGAWHPASW is encoded by the coding sequence ATGCGAGCAAAGAGCATCGCGGCCGCGTCGGCCGGAATTCTGCTGACTGCCGGGCTTTCAGTGGCGCAGGGGTCCCCGGCGCAAGCAGCTGCTCCGTGCGAGGGCACCTATACGATCGTCGTCGGTGGCACGGGAAGCTCCTGGAACAACGACGGCTTCACCGGCAACATCCAGCAGCACGTCGGGTATCCCACCCAGATCCCCAACGGCGCGAGCGCCCGCGCCGGCGTCAACGAACTCAACCGGCTGGTGCGCGACCAGCGTTGGGCTTGCCCGGACCAGCACGTGAAGATGGGCGGGTACTCCCTGGGTGCCGCGGTGGTGCACACCTGGGTCACCGAGAACTGGCAGACGTTCGGCAACGTCAACGCCGTTCTCATTGCCGACCCCAAGCGCCAGGCCCCGCCCGGAGCCAACGGCGGATCCGTGCCGTTCGGCGGGATCATCGGCGCTCCGCTCGCCGGCGCCGACAAGTTCTTCGGGAACATCCCGGTCAAGACGATCTGTCACTGGGACTACGTCTGTGACGAGTCCGCCGGCATCTGGACCTACCCGGCCAACCACATCAACAACTACCCCAACGACTTCAACATGGATCACCACAACGACGGCGCCAACGAGCAGTGGTACAACGGCGCCTGGCACCCCGCCTCCTGGTAA
- a CDS encoding peptidase M23 — MARPGLNRLFSRLAVLAGIWALVIGMTASVAIAKPPPVPRPGDDRYGVSRYFAGPEGFNIPTAPCDQAGPSAGDGIMADQLNPQLNATLAGHLDAYRMSCARMVVRAVKDRGLNPRAAEIAIATIIVESGMRNYAEAVDYTSIGLFQQQNWWGSREQRLDPFYATNAFLNAMEDQFPGGSWNNEAIGDVCWQVQRPREDLRGKYAVEAGDAVIIANALWSGTGSGGPKHPYASGQVVSGRSADGRLEAFAAGADGVFHSWQTEVNGAWSPWQSVGGPRNAELAVASNADGRLEVFALSDTTFDHMWQTGPSAVWSSWANFGTGGHRLAAGNNADGRIEVFASNTNGVFHKWQTAPSGAWDQWQEVRGGPANARLAMETAPDGRLEVFALSDLVFRHLYQTGVNGGWSAWEDFGTGGHDVATSYNQDGRLEVFASNPNGVFHRWQTGPSSWSEWTDTSGIANAALSTSRTVDGRVEVFAINADTASHTWQTAPNAAFSAWENFGTGGTDINTANNADGRIEVFGTSSAGVYHRWQTGFATWSQWAWLNGPGPAVE; from the coding sequence ATGGCAAGACCCGGCTTGAACCGCCTGTTCAGCAGGCTGGCCGTCCTGGCAGGTATCTGGGCACTGGTCATCGGCATGACCGCCTCGGTTGCCATCGCCAAACCCCCGCCCGTTCCCCGGCCGGGCGACGACCGGTACGGCGTCTCCAGATACTTCGCAGGCCCCGAGGGCTTCAACATCCCGACCGCGCCCTGCGACCAGGCAGGCCCGTCGGCGGGCGACGGCATCATGGCCGACCAGCTCAACCCGCAGTTGAACGCGACGTTGGCGGGCCATCTGGACGCGTACCGGATGTCGTGCGCGCGGATGGTCGTACGGGCGGTGAAGGACCGGGGACTCAACCCGAGGGCCGCGGAGATCGCCATCGCCACGATCATCGTGGAAAGCGGGATGCGCAACTACGCGGAGGCCGTCGATTACACCAGTATCGGGCTGTTCCAGCAGCAGAACTGGTGGGGCTCCCGGGAACAGCGTCTGGACCCGTTCTACGCCACCAACGCTTTCCTCAACGCGATGGAGGACCAGTTCCCGGGCGGCTCGTGGAACAACGAGGCGATCGGCGACGTGTGCTGGCAGGTCCAGCGGCCCAGGGAGGACCTGCGCGGCAAGTACGCCGTCGAGGCGGGCGACGCGGTGATCATCGCCAACGCACTGTGGTCCGGTACGGGCAGCGGCGGCCCCAAGCACCCGTACGCCTCGGGTCAGGTGGTGTCGGGGCGCTCGGCGGACGGGCGTCTTGAGGCCTTCGCCGCCGGCGCGGACGGGGTCTTCCACTCATGGCAGACCGAGGTGAACGGCGCCTGGTCGCCGTGGCAGTCCGTGGGCGGTCCGCGCAACGCGGAGCTGGCCGTGGCGTCCAACGCGGACGGCCGTCTTGAGGTGTTCGCGCTGTCGGACACCACGTTCGACCACATGTGGCAGACCGGGCCCAGTGCCGTCTGGTCCTCGTGGGCGAACTTCGGCACCGGCGGTCACCGCCTGGCGGCAGGCAACAACGCCGACGGCCGTATCGAGGTGTTCGCCTCCAACACCAACGGTGTGTTCCACAAGTGGCAGACCGCGCCCAGCGGCGCCTGGGACCAGTGGCAGGAGGTCAGGGGCGGGCCGGCCAATGCGCGACTGGCCATGGAGACGGCCCCCGACGGGCGGCTCGAAGTGTTCGCCCTGTCGGACCTGGTCTTCCGGCACCTCTACCAGACCGGCGTTAACGGCGGTTGGTCCGCCTGGGAGGACTTCGGCACCGGCGGGCACGACGTCGCCACCAGCTACAACCAGGACGGCCGGCTCGAAGTGTTCGCCTCCAACCCCAACGGTGTGTTCCACCGGTGGCAGACCGGCCCGTCCTCGTGGTCGGAGTGGACGGACACCAGCGGGATCGCCAACGCCGCGCTGAGCACCTCACGGACGGTCGACGGCCGGGTCGAGGTCTTCGCGATCAACGCCGACACGGCGAGCCACACCTGGCAGACCGCGCCGAACGCGGCGTTCTCGGCCTGGGAGAACTTCGGCACCGGCGGCACCGACATCAACACGGCGAACAACGCCGACGGCCGCATCGAGGTCTTCGGCACCAGCAGCGCCGGCGTCTACCACCGGTGGCAGACCGGCTTCGCCACCTGGTCGCAGTGGGCATGGCTGAACGGTCCGGGACCCGCCGTCGAGTAG
- a CDS encoding family 43 glycosylhydrolase, translated as MLPISRRSLLRGAAGALALPFLDPGPASAGEFPPPLWAGAGAFSHVYDPSTSAGPRYLNDHTLIKALGRWHLFSIVGPSAPRGESPDSAAEVSFAHASAPSPQGPWTSHVDALTVDPDYFGEEHLWAPHVVEADGTFWMFYAGGGGSGAAISLATSTDLFTWNREPSGPLFRGIAARDPMVLRAGGEWVMYYTELAGSGHHIVAHRRSTDLLHWSEPGVAFTDASTDTTVSVTESPYVVERDGWYYLFIGPQGGYEGTDVLASRDPFRFELAGYAGHVAGHAVEVIRDGETWYASAAGWYRNGLYVAPLNWRDTPPSWQSPSNPVAGLDVAGRLMLFALDASDRSMLRRVQLDPGTDTWAEWEPFGGPAGAVPTLGRNSDGRLEVFSLAPGGVNLHHRVQRADDGWHGWEEFGGPAGAAPAVARNADGRLEVFALSPGGASVARRRQQSPGASAWDPWEPGFGGAAGAPPVVATNADGRLEVLALSPGGAGIRHRWQGAPNGPWTEARPSFGTAAGAAPQVARDGSGRLTVAAIGPSGVGTFTRRQTVPSGGWDQWLPLFGWSAAAPALTAGADGRLEAFSLTPGGARLNHRRQVTPGGVFDAEREFGEPGIRLVATPTAVLDSAGRLHVFAVTVAGRIRTRVQDRPSSAWQPWTTFGDRTVAPLVSGSPTL; from the coding sequence ATGCTTCCGATCAGCAGACGGAGCCTGCTGCGTGGTGCGGCCGGGGCGCTCGCGCTGCCGTTCCTGGACCCGGGACCCGCGTCCGCCGGGGAGTTCCCGCCGCCGCTCTGGGCCGGCGCCGGGGCCTTCTCGCACGTCTACGATCCGTCCACCTCCGCGGGCCCCCGCTATCTCAACGACCACACGCTGATCAAAGCCCTGGGCCGCTGGCACCTGTTCAGCATCGTCGGGCCCAGTGCGCCGCGCGGCGAGTCGCCGGACAGCGCGGCTGAGGTCTCCTTCGCCCACGCCTCCGCGCCGAGCCCGCAGGGGCCGTGGACCAGTCACGTCGACGCACTCACCGTCGACCCGGACTACTTCGGCGAGGAACACCTGTGGGCGCCGCACGTCGTCGAGGCCGACGGTACGTTCTGGATGTTCTACGCCGGGGGCGGCGGCAGCGGCGCGGCGATCAGCCTCGCCACGTCGACCGATCTGTTCACCTGGAACCGCGAACCGTCGGGGCCACTGTTCCGGGGCATCGCGGCACGTGACCCGATGGTGCTGCGGGCCGGCGGCGAGTGGGTCATGTACTACACCGAACTCGCGGGCTCCGGCCACCACATCGTGGCCCACCGGCGTTCCACCGATCTGCTGCACTGGAGCGAGCCGGGCGTCGCGTTCACCGATGCGAGCACCGACACGACGGTCTCGGTCACCGAGTCGCCGTACGTCGTCGAACGGGACGGCTGGTACTACCTGTTCATCGGGCCGCAGGGCGGCTACGAGGGCACCGACGTACTGGCCTCGCGGGATCCGTTCCGCTTCGAACTCGCCGGATACGCGGGGCACGTGGCCGGGCACGCCGTCGAGGTGATCCGTGACGGGGAGACCTGGTACGCCAGCGCCGCGGGCTGGTACCGCAACGGGCTGTACGTGGCGCCGCTGAACTGGCGGGACACACCGCCGTCGTGGCAGAGCCCCAGCAACCCGGTGGCCGGTCTCGACGTGGCGGGGCGCCTCATGCTGTTCGCGCTCGACGCCTCCGACCGCTCGATGCTGCGGCGCGTCCAGCTCGACCCGGGCACCGACACCTGGGCGGAGTGGGAGCCTTTCGGAGGGCCTGCGGGTGCGGTTCCCACGCTCGGCCGCAACTCCGACGGCCGTCTTGAGGTGTTCTCGCTCGCCCCGGGCGGCGTCAATCTGCATCACCGGGTGCAGCGGGCCGACGACGGCTGGCACGGCTGGGAGGAGTTCGGCGGGCCCGCCGGAGCCGCCCCTGCCGTGGCCCGCAACGCCGACGGCCGCCTTGAGGTCTTCGCCCTGAGCCCCGGCGGCGCCTCAGTCGCGCGGCGCCGCCAGCAGTCACCGGGGGCTTCGGCCTGGGACCCGTGGGAGCCCGGCTTCGGCGGCGCCGCGGGCGCGCCGCCGGTGGTCGCGACGAACGCCGACGGCCGCCTCGAGGTGCTGGCCCTCTCCCCCGGCGGCGCCGGGATCCGCCACCGCTGGCAAGGGGCCCCTAACGGCCCCTGGACCGAGGCCCGGCCCTCGTTCGGCACCGCGGCCGGTGCCGCACCCCAGGTGGCAAGGGACGGCAGCGGCCGGCTGACCGTCGCTGCGATCGGCCCTTCGGGCGTGGGGACCTTCACCCGGCGCCAGACCGTGCCGAGCGGCGGCTGGGACCAGTGGCTGCCGCTGTTCGGCTGGAGCGCCGCCGCCCCGGCGCTCACCGCCGGCGCCGACGGCCGCCTGGAGGCGTTCTCGCTGACGCCCGGCGGGGCCCGGCTCAATCACCGCAGGCAGGTGACTCCGGGCGGGGTCTTCGATGCCGAGCGGGAGTTCGGCGAGCCGGGCATCCGGCTCGT